CCGGCGACACAGGCGAAACTTCGCTGGTGGACGGCAGCCGCGTCAAAAAAAGCGATTTGCGCGTGGCCGCGTATGGCGACGTGGATGAGCTGAATTCCCTGCTCGGCGTGGCGCGCGTCGGATTGCAGGATCAACAGCTCGATGATGCGCTCGGCAAAATTCAAAACGAGTTGTTCATCGTCGGCGCGGATTTGGCCAGCCCGCTGACCATCCAGGTTCCACGCGTAGACGAAACGCACATCGCCGAAATGGAGCAGTTGATTGATTTGCTGCTGGAAGAACTGGAGCCGCTGCGCGAATTCATTTTGCCCGGCGGGATACAATTCGGAGCCACGCTGCACTTGGCGCGATGCGTCGCGCGCAGAGCCGAACGCAACATCGTCGCCTTAATGACAGAACATGAAATCAATCTTCATTCATTGACGTACTTGAACCGGTTATCGGATTTGCTGTTCGTGATGGCTCGCGTCGCCAACCATCGCGCGGGCGTCAAGGAACAATCGGCGAACTTCAGTTCCCGAAAGAAGTGAACT
This region of Acidobacteriota bacterium genomic DNA includes:
- a CDS encoding cob(I)yrinic acid a,c-diamide adenosyltransferase, whose protein sequence is MRITRVYTKTGDTGETSLVDGSRVKKSDLRVAAYGDVDELNSLLGVARVGLQDQQLDDALGKIQNELFIVGADLASPLTIQVPRVDETHIAEMEQLIDLLLEELEPLREFILPGGIQFGATLHLARCVARRAERNIVALMTEHEINLHSLTYLNRLSDLLFVMARVANHRAGVKEQSANFSSRKK